The nucleotide window GAGAGAGCCGAGCGCCGCCGCGATGGCCCGCTCGAATCCGGGTTGAACGCTCATGTGTTCGGCGACCAGGCCACGGATGCCGGCCAGGCCGGCGTCGATGAGAGCCGATGAGCCGTCCTTCTGGCCGAGCGCCAGCGAGAGCGCCCCCGTTCGCGCGGCCAGCGCGTCCCGTTCCCGCTCCTGACCGTGCAGGATCTCGCGGAGTCGTTCGATCTCGGACTCGGCCTCGGCCACCTGCGCCTGGGCGAGTTCGACGACCTCGCCGAAATCCACGTCGGTCGCCTCGGCGTCCTGGTCGTCGTCGAGGTCGGCGAGTTGGCGACGGGACGCGGCCAGTCGGTCACGCGCCGCGTCGAGGGCACCCTGTTGGCGCAGCACTTCGCCGCGAACGGCGGCCAGACGGGACGCCGCGGAGTCCGCCTGCCCGACGAGCTGGGACACCAGCAGGTCATGCCGGGAGACGAGGGCGGACTGCGCGGCGATCTCGTCGTCGACGGCGTCGAGGTCGCGGCGCACCGTGGCGGTGGTCGTGCGAGCCGTCGCCCACGCATCCTCGGCCGCCGCGATGCCGGCCCGTAACCGTTCCACCTCCGCCGCGGCGTCATCGACGCGCTGCGGGGTGACGTTGGAGGCCCGCTCCGCCGGTTCGGCCTGGCTGCCCAGCAGCGCGAGGCGCTGGTTGGCGAGGGTGTACAGGCCGCGTAGGCGTTCCTGGGCGGATTCGAGCCCGAACGCCGTGCGCCTGGCGACATCGACGGCGTCGCCGACCTGCGCGTCTTCCAGCCGCCGCACTCGCACCTGATTGTGGTCGAGCTGTTCCTGGATGACGAGGCGTTCCGAGTGCCGCTCGCTCTCCGTGCGCCCGTGGGCGTCCAGGGCGTTGCGCAGCACGATCACGTCGTCGGCGAGAAGCCGCGCCCGGGCGTCGCGCACAGTGGCGGCGATCTGCTGGGCCTGCCTGGCCACCTGGGCCTGCTGGCCGAGCGGCTTGAGCTGCCGGCGGATCTCGCCGGCGAGGTCGCTGAGCCTGGTGAGGTTGGTCTGCATGGCCTCGAGCTTGCGCACGGTTTTTTCCTTGCGGCGGCGGTGCTTGAGGATTCCGGCGGCCTCTTCGATAAAGCCGCGCCGTTCCTCCGGGCTGGCGCGCAGCACGGCATCCAGTTGCCCCTGGCCGACGATGACGTGCATCTCGCGGCCCAGACCAGAGTCGCTGAGCAGTTCCTGCACATCGAGCAGCCGGCAGGTGCGGCCGTTGATGGCGTACTCGCTCGCGCCGTTGCGGAACAGAGTGCGCGAGATGGTCACTTCGGCGTATTCAATGGGCAGCGCGCCGTCGCTGTTGTCGATCGACAGGGTGACCTCGGCCCGGCCGAGCGGTCCTCTGGTCGATGTTCCCGCGAAGATGACGTCTTCCATCTTGCCGCCACGCAGCGTTTTCACGCCCTGCTCGCCCATCACCCAGGCGAGGGCGTCGACGACGTTGGACTTGCCGGAGCCGTTCGGTCCGACAACACAGGTCACGCCGGGTTCGAAAGCGAAGGTCGTCGATTGTGCGAAGGACTTGAACCCCTTGAGGGTGAGACTCTTCAGGTACAACGCGCCCGTCCTTCCTGCACTCGTCCTTCGCGGCTTTTCTCAGGTCAACGGTACCGGAACACCGCTGGTTTACTGGGACCGGCCCGCTGTTCCCTCCCGCTCGCCGCTCCGGCGGCCGAACCCGTTCGGGTGCCTGGTCTTCCCCGGTGACGAGGTCTAGGCTCAGCGGGCATGGAGAGCCGGGGATTCAGTATCGACGAATTGGCCATTCCCACCGAGCCGAACGGCACCGGCTGGACCGATTTCGCCGCCGCCGTGGCCGTGCGCAACACCGTCGAGACGCAGGCCTACGGCACAGGGGTGCTTGCCCAGTCCGCCGAGGAGCTGCTGCCGGGCTGGCTCACCCTGGAACACGCGCCCCGCCGGCTGTTCGTCGCCCGCGTCGGCGGGGAGATCGTGGGCAGGGCCATCTACGAAACCCAAGCAGATCCAGGGTCTGATTTCGCCTGGTTCACCGTCGAGGTGCTGCCGGAGTTTCGCAACAGGGGCATCGGCACCGCCCTGACCCACCGGCTCGACGCCGCGGCCCGCCTTGATGGCCGCAGCGTGAGCGTGGTCTACGCGGTCTCGCCCGATGCGCCGGGTGAACGCCTGGCCGCGCCGACGGGGTTCGGGTCGGTGCCGGCCGCCAATCCGGAGGTGCGCTTCCTCCTGCGGCACGGCTACAGCCTCGAGCAGGTGGAACGCGGCAGCATCCTCGTCCTGCCGGTGGACTCGGCAGTGTTGGCCCGGCGACTCGCTGAGGCGGCGGCCAGGGCCGGCGGGGACTATGCGGTGCTGACCTGGGCCGGTCGCACGCCCACGCGCTGGCTCGAGGACATCGCCCTGTTGTATACCCGGATGTCGACGGACGCCCCCACCGCCGGCCTCGCCGAACCGGAGGATGTGTGGACCGTCGAGCGTCTGGTCGCCGAACAGGAGGCCAGCGCAACCGGTCCGCGGGTGGCACTCGTCTCGGCTGCCCTGCATCGGCCGAGCGGCCGTCTGGCCGCGTTCACGGAACTGTCCGTGCCGTCAGAGCCCGGCCGGGCCGTTGAGCAGGATGACACCCTGGTACTCAGGGAACACCGCGGTCACCGGTTGGGGATGCTGGTGAAGGTGGCGAACCTGCAGCAGCTGCAGCTCCAGTTTCCGGAGCAGTCGGCAGTGACGACGTTCAATGCCGAGGAGAACCGGTACATGCTCGACGTGAACGAGGCCCTCGGGTTCGTTCCGATGGGCTACGAGGGCGCCTGGCGCAAGGTCAGCGCAGCCGCTGGCAGCGCGGGCAGTAGTGCGACGACCGGTTCATGAACTTGGCCCGCACGAGTTCGGTGCCGCAACGCGGGCACGGGCGGCCATGCTGCCCGTACGCGTTGAGGCTGTGCGAGAAGTAGCCGGACTGGCCGTTGACGTTCACGTACTGAGCATCGAAGCTCGTGCCGCCCTCCGCCAGCGCGCGCAGGAGGATGGCACGGACGGCCGTGAGGAGCCGCCGGGCTGTGGCGGCGGAAAGTGACTCGGCCGGCTGGTCGAAGTGCACCCTGGCCTCGTAGAGGGCCTCGTCCGCATAGATGTTGCCGATACCGCTGACCACCTTCTGGTCGAGCAGTACGCGTTTGATGCCCGACCGGCTGCGGCCCAGAGCACGGTAGAACTCGGGCGCGGAGAACCACGGGTCCAGTGGGTCGCGGCCGATGTGCGCCACCTGGCTGGGGACCAGGCCCGCTCCGGGCAGGGCGGAGGTTCCCGCGGCGTGCTCAGGCACGCCAGGGGCCATCCCCGGCCCGGCGTATCCGGCCGGGCGTCCGTCCGTCGTCGGCTGCAGGCTGTCGACGGCCATGCTGCCGAAGATGCGCTGGTCCACGAAGTGCAGGGCCAGCTCGCCGTGCACGGGGTGCTGCAGCGTCAGCCGGATGCGCATCAGCTTCTCGGCCGCTTCGCCGGGCGTGCGCAGCAGGACCTGGCCGCTCATGCCCAGGTGGGCGACGAGGGCGCGCGGTGCGCTGTCCCGGATGGATCCTCCGGCCAAGGGGAACCAGAGGAACTTGCCCCGACGCACGGCACCGCTGATGCCCGCGCCGGTGAGGAGCGTCTCGAAATCGCCGAGCGCGCTGTCGTGCCGACGCAGGGATCGCGCGTCGAAGACCTCGACCCCGGTGACAGTGGCGCCGGAGACGGCGCTCTCGAGGCCGGCGCGGACGACCTCGACCTCGGGGAGTTCCGGCACGGCTCAGCGTCGGGCGCGCAGCTGGGTCCACGCCTCAAGGGCTGCGGACATCTCGGCGTGCTTCTTGCTGGTGCCCTCGCCGGTCGCGGTGACGCTGGTGCCCACGGTCACGGTGGCGATGAAGACCTTCGAGTGGTCGGGGCCGCTCTCGGCGACGGCATACACGGGCACTCCGGCACCCAGCCGAGCGGCGGCTTCCTGCAGGCTGGTCTTGGGGTCCATGGAGACACCGAAGTGTCCGGGATCGGCCAGGAGCGGCTGCAGCAGACGCAGCACGAACTCAGTGGCGGATTCCACCCCGGTGTCCAGGTACACGGCACCGATGACGGCTTCGACGGTGTCGGCCAGGATCGAAGACTTGTCGCGACCGCCGGTGAGGGTCTCACCGCGCCCCAGGCGCACAAAATCGCCCAGTCCGATACCGCGGGCGATTTCGGCCAGGGCGGCACTCGAGACCAGGCTCGCGCGGCGCTTGGCGAGATCGCCCTCCGGCAGCAACGGGTACTCGCGGTAGAGCATCACGGTCACGGCCTGGCCCAGGATCGAATCGCCCAGGAATTCCAGGCGTTCGTTGGTGGGCAGGCCACCGTTCTCGTACGCGAATGAACGGTGTGTCAGCGCGAGTTCGAGTAGGCCGGCGTCGATCTGCAGGCCGAGGATCTCCTGCAGACGCGACAACGACGGAGCAGGGCTCTGGTCCGTCTTGGTGGTCGGCGAGGAACCGCGCACAGCAGAAACTCCTGCAGCGCGGGCTGCAGGAGTCCCTGTGTGACGGGAACCGGCGTCAGACTTCGACACAGCGGCGCACCATTCTCTGACTAAACGTCAGCGACCTTGCGGCCCTTGTACTCCATGAACAGTGCGGTGCCGGCGGCGTCCGTGACGACCTTCGCGCGGTGCGGGAGGCTGTAGACGACCTTGCCGTTTTCCATGGTCTTCACCAGGGTGGGGGCCTCGGCCTTCCAGCAGGAACGGCGTGAGCGGGTGTTGGAGCGTGATTGCTTGCGCTTCGGGACTGCCATGACTACTTCTCTTCTCTATCCGGTACAGCCTGGATGTCTTCATCCGTGCTGATGCTTTCGGAAGCTTGGAATTCCAATAGTGCGGACCAGCGGGGATCCTGCACGTCACTCGGTTCAAGTTCAGGGGAAGTGGCACGCCGTTCCCCGGTCTCTGGGTCGAGACCTGGGCAATCCCGCCGGCAAACCGGCTGGAACGGCAGTGACAACACCACTGCATCCCTGATTAGTGGTTCAAGATCCACGTGGTCATCTTGAACCGCACACTCATAAGCTTCGTCTAGATCGTACGCGAAAAGCTCGGCAAAATGAACTCGGACAGGCAATTCGATGTCAATAAGGCATCTTCCGCACTCTCCGGCGGCTTTTCCGGTCACATCGGCGGTCACCAAGATGCCCTCGTGGATGCATTCCAGGCGCAGATCGGCCTCGAGGGTGGAGCCGGCTTTCACGGCAACGAGCGCTTCTCCGAGGTCGTGGGGAACGACAATGTCGATGTTGCGCTCATACATCGTTCCCGGGCGGTTGATGACGTCGCGGACGTCAACCTTGTACGGGGTCTTCTTGAACTTATTCACAACGGGAAATTCTACGCGCCCGCCGGGGTCTGGTCGTTCGCTCCGGCATCCTGCCCGCCGGCGGGATCCCTCGCCAGGCCCATCCGGCGCAGGAGCGGCGAGCTGAGCGAGGCTGGAAACAGCACGGCCCGCAGTCGTTCGGCGACGGAGGACCCTCGGTGCAGGGCATGCACGACGAGATCCAGGTCGTCCACCGTCCCGTCCGGCGGCCGCGGAGAGCCGGCCTCGGCGGGAGCCATGGTCCGCGCATAGCGCGTGCGTTCGGTCGCCACGAGAAGCCGCTCGAGCGCGTCGCGCACCGTCGGCGTGTCGCCGATGCCCCGCCGCGCACGGATATCCGCTGACAGTTCCCTGGCCGTGAGGGTGTCGTGAACGGGCACCCCGTGATCGGCGGCGGTGTCGGCCAGTTCACGCCAAGCCAGGGACGCGTCGGCGCGACCGTGGACGATCAGGGCACGGCGACGACGACGACGAAGCCGGCGCCACACCCCGGGCACCAGCAGAATCAGCGCCAGGCCCGCGGCGATGAGCGCGGCACGGGCAAGGGCGCCGGTGAGGTTCTGCTCTGCCGCTGCCGCCGCCTCCGGGGTGCCGGGTTGAAGCGCGGGGTCCTCGTTCGCTTGCGGGGCCACGGATGGCGCATCGCCGCCGGCCGGCTGACCTGGCGCCGCTGAACTCTCTGGCCGCGCGTAGTCCGGAACGGTGCCCCGACCCGGAGTCGGCTCGAACGGCACCCATCCCACGCCGACAAAGTAGAGTTCCGGCCAAGCGTGCAGATCGTGAGAATCCACGTTGTACCGGTTGAGGCCGCCGATCACCGTCGTCGTCCTGCTGCCGGGCAGGTAGCCCAGCGTGACCCGGGACGGAATGCCCAGGCTGCGGGACATCAGGGCCATGGCCGAGGCGAAATGTACGCAGTAGCCGCGTTTCTTCTCGAGGAAGGTGGCGATGACATCCGCTCCCCCGCCGTCGTAATTGTCCTCGACCGGGGCCTCGGTGTCATAGCTGAAGTCGTTTCCGCGCAGGTAATCCTGCAGGGCGACGGCGGCGTCGTAATTCGACTCGGTCCCCGTCGTCACCGCGCGCGCCGTCTCCCCGATCAAATCGGGCGTGCCACCGGGAAGCGCGAGGCTCGGTTCGATGCCGACCGGATACCGGCCGCCCGACTCGCGCAGTTGCTCCCTCGTCGGCTGCAGTTCGAGGGAGGTGACCGTGTACCGCTGACCGAGGGTGGTGCTGTCGATGCTCGTGATCGCCCTGGTGTCGTTGTTCCAGAACCAGTCCCCGGTCAGCCCGGCGACGCTCGTCGCGGGCACCGGCACGGGCAACAGATCGGTCGACACGTTGTCGATGCCGATGGTCGTGGTCGCCGTCGTCCTGGCCACGCCATCCGACAGGCCGGGCGGGTCGTCGATGGACCCGACCGACTTGTCCGGATCGACCTCGACGGCCCGCGGAAGCCAGGTGGTCCCCTTGATGTCGTCGAGCGTGAGCAGGGCGAAGTAGGGCTGTTCCGACGCTGTCGTGCGGTAGTGCAGGGCCGGGCCGGCCTTGGGCCGTCGCAGATCCTGGCCGAGATTGATCATGGGACTGATCGCCCCACCGAACAGCGCGCTGCTCGGGCGCCCGCCCGCCCCGGCGTCGCCTCCCAGGGGCACCGCCACGCTCACGGCCATCGCCGCGACGATGCCCAGGGCTGCGACGACCACGGCACCCCGCATCGCCACCCCGGCGCCGGAGATCCCCAGCCCCCTCGTGCCGCTATGGTGCTCCGCACGCCTCGCTGCCAGGTGCACGTCGACTCTCAGGAGCACGAGATACGCCACGGCAGTCGCCACGAGGGCGGCCCAGTCCGCGCCGTCGTCGAGGACGAACCCCGGCACCACTATGGGCACCAGCGCCGGGATCCCGGCCAGCGCCGGCCAGCGCAGCCCGAGCGCGAGAGTGTCCATCAGGATGGCCAGCACACCGACTCCGACCGCCAGCAGGAAGAGGATGCCGTCGAGCACCTCCGCGGGGGTTCCCTGGGTCTGAATGGATCTGATGCCGGCCGTGGCCAGGGCGGAGAACCGGGTCAGTGTGTCTCCGGTGGGAATGAGCCAGGCAAACCCGGTGCCCCCGCCGAAGAGTAAGGTCAGCAACGCCACCAACACCCCCGTCGTCAGGATCGGGACGAGCGCGACAGGCGCCCGCGCGTGCCGGATGCCGGCGGCGGCGGCCAGGACCCCGGCGGCGACGGCCAGGAGCACCCACCACCAGCCGGATCCGGCCAGCACCGGGCCGAGGGCTGTGCAGCCCGCCAGGAGCAGCACCAGCAGCATGAGCGACACCGGCCAACGCACCGCGCGTCTGCCGGGCGTGCCGCCGTTGTCAGTGCTGCTCGTGTCAGTACTGCTGTAATCAATACTGGCCACGGCGGTCACCCCGATCCTGGCCGGCCAGCAGCCACGCCGCCTCGACGCCGGAGTGCGCGCTCACCGGAACGCACTGCCACCCGGCGTCGGCGAGGTGGTCGACGGCGGCAGCGCTCATGGTGTCGAAGACGAAGGCCACGGCCGGCTGGCACAGGCCTCGCAGATCGACGAGGTCGGCGGTGTCACCGGCATCCGTGTCGATGAGCACGGCGAAGGTGGGAATCTGGCCGCCGCCGATCCCTGCCCGCCGGCCGCCGGCACCGGGGGCGCCGCCACCGGCCGCCGCGAGGTGATCGCGGCGCACAACCTGTGCCAGCGCGTCCAGGAGAGCTCGCTCGCCTTCGGGGCCCGTGAACGACACCGTGTCGTCGCCGCGGAGCCCGCCGAGCCTGCCCGTTTCTGCGTTGACCGAGGGCCTGGACTGGCCGGAGCGAGAGGCACGTGGTGCGATTGGGGAGGGAACCAGTTGGGCGGGGCCGAGTTCGACGGTATCCACCCGGAAGCCGGCTTCCAGGAGATGGACGGCGATCGACGCGGCCAGTTCCACGGCCACCTCGAACTCGGCGCTGTGTGCCCCGTGCCGGTCCGCCGCGCGGGTCCCGTCGGTTCCGAAGCCGCCGTCACCGTCACGGTGGCCCGCGCCCCCGCGGGTGGTGTCCAGCAGCACCCTGGCCTCCGGGTGGCTGCGCTGCTCCTCCTGGCGCACCATGATCTCACCGTGGCGTGCGGTGGCCGGCCAGTTCACTCGGCGCATCGGGTCGCCCGGCCGGTATTCCCTGGCGATGAGTTCGTCTGAGTCGTTGTTGAGATGCCGGAGGCGTTCGTGGCGCGAGCCTTCACCCCGGGTGATCGATACTCCGTTGCCCGGCAGCGGGGTGACCCTCGGGGTGACGGTGAGGTCGTGGGGTGCGCCGACGGGCCACTCGCTGTACGCGAGTCCGAAGGGGTCGACCCTGCCGAGCATCATCGGGCCGATCGGGTAGACGCCACGCCGTGGCAGCCGCACCTGATAGCTCAGCACCGCCGTGTCCGCGGGGGTCTGGTGCCCGGGACGGGCCGGGCCGAGCGCGCGCAGCGGCTGGGCGGCGGGCATCACGACACCACTGGCGGCGGTGTCACGCCAGCGGAGGCCGGCCAGTGGTAGAGAGGTGACATTGCTCACCTGGATCGTCACGGTGGCACTGAGGCCCGCTGAGACGGTCGCCGGCCTGGCGCGGGTGACCGAGACCCGCACCGGATGCACCAGAACATAGCCCAGGGCCACCAGCGGCACGAGCAGCAGCAGAGCGGCCACGAAGATCAGGTCGCGCTGGTCGGCGGCCCAGGCGACGATGAACAGCGCCGAACCGACGCCCAGGAACAGGCCGCCGCGCAGGGTGGGGCGCACGAGCCGCCGGGCGCGGGAGGCCGGCGACGTCGAACCCGACCACGTCATAGCAGTCCGAACCGCGCCGGGGTGCGCTGCACCCGCGGGCGCAGCGTCGGTTCGAGCGAGGTGTGTGGGAGCCACGGCATGTCCATTTAGGTCACCTTCATGATGACCCGGATTGCAGCTCCCGCACAGCCCATCTGCTACAGCCGGCTCTGGGAGCCCGTCGGCACCGGCGTCGCCGCCAGGATCCGCCTGACCGTCTCTTCGATCAGCAGGGCGCTGTCTTGGGACCGGTGGCCCAGGGCCCTCGTGGTGGGCACCAGCCGGTGTCCGAGGACCGCGACAGCCAGGGTGTCAATGTCGTCGGGAAGCACATACTCCCGGCCGTGCAGGGCGGCCTGCGCCTTGGCAGCCCTGATCAGCTGCAGGGTGGCCCGCGGGCTCGCGCCGAGCCGCAGGTCGCGGTCGTCCCTGGTGGCCCGCACGATGGCCACGGCGTATTCCTTGACGGCCGCCGAGGCGAAGACGCCGCGCGCGGCTGTCATCATCCCGCGCAATTGGGCCCCGGTCACCACGGCGTCGATCTGGGCCAGCGGGCTGGTGAGGTCGCGGGAGTCGAGCATCGCCAGCTCAGACGCCGAATCCGGATAGCCCATCGAGATGCGCGCCATGAAGCGGTCCCGCTGGGCCTCCGGCAGGGCATAGGTGCCCTCCATCTCGATGGGGTTCTGCGTTGCGACGACGGTGAACGGGCGCTCGAGCGGGTAACTGTGGCCGTCGACGGTCACCTGGCGCTCCTCCATGCACTCGAGCAACGCAGACTGGGTCTTGGGGCTGGCCCGGTTGATCTCATCGCCGATCACGATGTTGGCGAAGATGGCGCCTGGCTTGAACTCGAAGCGGCGTTCAATCTGGTTGTAGACCGACACACCCGTCACATCGGAGGGCAACAGGTCCGGGGTGAACTGGATGCGACTGACACTGGAGTGCACCGACTTCGCGAGGGCCCTGGCCAGCATGGTCTTACCCACCCCGGGGACGTCCTCGATGAGGAGGTGGCCTTCGGCCAGCAGCACGGTCAGCGCGATCTGAACGGCGGAATGCTTGCCGTCGATGACCGACTCCACATTGCGCATGATCGCCAGCGCGGCACCCTGCACATCTTCGAGCGCCACGACATCGTCGCTGCCCAGGCCGATCGTGTCCTCGTCGATGTCAGCCTCCTCGACAGCGGTGTTTCCGGCCGAGGTCGGTTCGGTGACCAGCCTGCCCGGAAACGCGTTCATGCGAGCGGTCGATTCAGGAAGGCCGCCACCGCCGGCGGCACGTAGGGAGCGATGTCGCCGCCCAGGGCGGCCACCTGGCGCACCAACGAGCTGGACACGTGGGCGTGCGCGGGGTCGGGGAGCATGAAGATCGTCTCGACGCCGGCCAGGTTGCGGTTCACGATGGCCATGGGGGTCTCGTAGGCCACATCGATCTGCGAACGGATGCCCTTCACGAGCACACTCGCGCCCACGTCGATGCAGTAGTCGACGAGGAGTCCGACACTCCAGGAGCTCACCACGATGTTCGGCGGCAGAGCGCCCTCGGCGATGGAGCGCTCGATGAGCGACACCCGCTGGGTGATGGGGAGCAAAGCTGACTTGGCCGGGTTGTGCACAACAAGGACATGGAGCTCATCGAACAGGCCGGCCGCCCGTTGAATCACGTCGAGATGCCCCAGTGTGACGGGGTCGAATGAACCAGGGACGACGGCGATCCTGCGCATAGGCTTCACCCTAGCGCCAGCCCGCAGCGCCCGCTGCCCGGTCCGGCCGGATTTGCCAGACGCCCGGCCCTTTGACAGAAACGGGTCTCAGCCCTTGGAGAGGGCGGCGCGCTCCGAGTCGTCGAGCCGGCGCCGCACGGCGGCCCGCAGCGCTGGCATGGTGCGGATCTCGGGGTCTCCCCCGATGAGCTCGCGCGCGGCCGTCCTGGCGTCGGAGATGATGTCGCCGTCCGTCGCGACCCGCAGCAGGCGCAGCGATGACTGGCCACCGGACTGGAACCGCCCCAGGACGTCGCCCTCCTGACGCTGCTCGAGGTCGACCTGCGCCAGTTGGAAGCCGTCAAGGGTCTTCGCCACCGCTTCGATCCGTTCCCGGGCCGGGGAGCCGATCGGAGCGGTCGTCACCAGGAGGCACAGGCCGGGGACCCCGCCCCGGCCGACCCGGCCGCGCAGCTGGTGCAGTTGCGAGACACCGAAACGGTCCGCATCCATCACGACCATGGCCGAGGCGTTCGGCACGTCGACGCCGACCTCGATGACGGTGGTGGCCACGAGCACCTGGATGTCCCCGGCCGCGAAGGCCTGCATGGTGGCATCCTTCTCGTCGGCGCTCATCGCGCCGTGCAGGGGTTCGATGCGGGCCGTCGTGAGCAGCGGATGCCGGCGGAGGTTGGCGAGCAGCTCCTCAACGTTGGTCATCGGGGTGGCATCGAAGTCGATCTCCTCGCCCTGTTCGAGCTTCTTCGGCGAGATCGCCGGGCACACGATGAAACACTGCCGGCCCAGCGCGAGCTCCTCCGACACGCGTTGCCAGACCCGCATCACCCAGGCCGGTTTCTCGTCCAGCGGCACGACGAAGCTCTCGATACCGGGCCGGCCGGCCGGGAGCATCGCGATGGTGCTCACGTCGAGGTCGCCGAAGATGGTCATGGCGATGGTGCGGGGAATGGGGGTGGCAGTGAGCACGAGCACGTGCGGGGGCAGTTCGGCCTTGAGCCGGAGGGCCTCCCGCTGGTCGACGCCGAACCGGTGCTGTTCGTCGATGACGACGAGCCCCAGGTCGAAGAATTTGACGGTGTCGCTGAGCAGGGCGTGCGTGCCGATGACGATGCGCGCCTGGCCGGACACCGTGCGCAGCAGCGCTTTCCGCCGCGCGGCAACGGGCAGCTGGCCGGTGAGCAGGGTGGGCATCAGCTCGGCCGCGAGATCAGGTCCGAGGATCTTCGTCATCGAGCGCAGGTGCTGCCCGGCGAGCACCTCGGTGGGGGCGAGCAGCGCGGCCTGTCCGCCGGAGTCGGCCACAGCGAGCATGGCGCGGAGGGCCACGACGGTCTTGCCTGAGCCGACTTCGCCCTGCACGAGCCGGTTCATTGGCGCGGTCAGCCCCATGTCGCGCCCAATCTCGGCCCCGGTGAGTTCCTGGTCGACCGTGAGGGCGAACGGCAGCGCCGCGTCGAATCGTTCGAGGTAGCCGCCGGGAACCGGCAGCCGGGCCTTGGTACGGAGGGCCCGGTGCTCGGTGTGCTGCTGCACGAGCACGCACTGCAGCACGAACGCCTCGGTGAAGCGCAGCGTCGTCCTGGCCGCGTTCCATTCCTCGTCGGTCACGGGGCGGTGGATGAGGGTGAGCGCGTCGCGGTGCCCGAGCAAGGAGTGTTCCAGCCGTAGCTGCTCAGGGAGCGGGTCGTCGACCGGGCCGAGCTCCTTCAGCACGTCCACGATGATCTTCGCGATCTGCCAGCTCGTCATGGCGGCGGTGGCCGGGTAGATGGGGATGGGCCGGTCGGCCCAGAGCCGGGCCTCCGCCGCATCCGCCGGCGAGATGGTGGCGTCCATGGGCTCGTCGCTGCCGGGCACGATCTGGTAGTCGGGTTGAGCGAGTTGGCGGGCCTTGTTGAAGACCGTCACCTTGCCCGAGAACATCCCGCGCATGCCCGGGCGCAGGGTCTTGATCAACCACGGCTTGTTGAAGAATGTGAGCGGGAGCATGCCGTGTCCGTCGGAGATCACCACCTTGGTGCGATGCAGCGCCTTCTTGCCCGGCTGCGCACGGCCGTAGTCCTGAACGGTCACCGAGATCACTTCGGCCAGCACGGTGACGGCCTCGTCGAGGGGCAGTTCGGCCAGGGTGGTGAGTTCGCCGCGCCGGGCGTAGCGGCGCGGGTAGTGGCTGAGCAGGTCGCCCACCGTGGCCATGCCGAAGGCCTTGGCCAAGACTGTGGCGGGGCCTGCGGGCAGCACGACCCGCAGCGGCGAGTCCAGGGTCAGCGGGGTGGGGTCGTCGAAGGGGTCGCGCGGGGTGGCGGCGGCATCCGAACCGGTCATACTCCGATGCTAAACGTCACCGCCGACAGCGGGAGCCGGTCGACGGCTAGGCTCGAAGGCAAATGACGCGAATTGTCGCCGGGTTCGCCGGCTCCCTCACCCTCAGCGTGCCGGCCAAGGGCACCCGACCCACCAGCGACCAGGTCCGCGAGGCGATGTTCTCCGCCCTCGACGCGCGCGACGCCGTGCACGGCTACCGGGTTCTCGACCTGTACGCCGGCTCAGGCGCGCTCGGTCTCGAGGCCGCCAGCCGAGGCGCCCGGGTGGTCACGCTGGTCGAGAACGGTTTCGCCGCGGCCCAAACCTGCCGCAAGAATGCGGCCGCAGTGCAGAAGGCCGCTCCGAAGGGGGCCACGCCGACCATCTCGGTG belongs to Cryobacterium sp. SO2 and includes:
- a CDS encoding GNAT family N-acetyltransferase, yielding MESRGFSIDELAIPTEPNGTGWTDFAAAVAVRNTVETQAYGTGVLAQSAEELLPGWLTLEHAPRRLFVARVGGEIVGRAIYETQADPGSDFAWFTVEVLPEFRNRGIGTALTHRLDAAARLDGRSVSVVYAVSPDAPGERLAAPTGFGSVPAANPEVRFLLRHGYSLEQVERGSILVLPVDSAVLARRLAEAAARAGGDYAVLTWAGRTPTRWLEDIALLYTRMSTDAPTAGLAEPEDVWTVERLVAEQEASATGPRVALVSAALHRPSGRLAAFTELSVPSEPGRAVEQDDTLVLREHRGHRLGMLVKVANLQQLQLQFPEQSAVTTFNAEENRYMLDVNEALGFVPMGYEGAWRKVSAAAGSAGSSATTGS
- the mutM gene encoding bifunctional DNA-formamidopyrimidine glycosylase/DNA-(apurinic or apyrimidinic site) lyase; the encoded protein is MPELPEVEVVRAGLESAVSGATVTGVEVFDARSLRRHDSALGDFETLLTGAGISGAVRRGKFLWFPLAGGSIRDSAPRALVAHLGMSGQVLLRTPGEAAEKLMRIRLTLQHPVHGELALHFVDQRIFGSMAVDSLQPTTDGRPAGYAGPGMAPGVPEHAAGTSALPGAGLVPSQVAHIGRDPLDPWFSAPEFYRALGRSRSGIKRVLLDQKVVSGIGNIYADEALYEARVHFDQPAESLSAATARRLLTAVRAILLRALAEGGTSFDAQYVNVNGQSGYFSHSLNAYGQHGRPCPRCGTELVRAKFMNRSSHYCPRCQRLR
- the rnc gene encoding ribonuclease III, which produces MSRLQEILGLQIDAGLLELALTHRSFAYENGGLPTNERLEFLGDSILGQAVTVMLYREYPLLPEGDLAKRRASLVSSAALAEIARGIGLGDFVRLGRGETLTGGRDKSSILADTVEAVIGAVYLDTGVESATEFVLRLLQPLLADPGHFGVSMDPKTSLQEAAARLGAGVPVYAVAESGPDHSKVFIATVTVGTSVTATGEGTSKKHAEMSAALEAWTQLRARR
- the rpmF gene encoding 50S ribosomal protein L32 translates to MAVPKRKQSRSNTRSRRSCWKAEAPTLVKTMENGKVVYSLPHRAKVVTDAAGTALFMEYKGRKVADV
- a CDS encoding YceD family protein, producing the protein MNKFKKTPYKVDVRDVINRPGTMYERNIDIVVPHDLGEALVAVKAGSTLEADLRLECIHEGILVTADVTGKAAGECGRCLIDIELPVRVHFAELFAYDLDEAYECAVQDDHVDLEPLIRDAVVLSLPFQPVCRRDCPGLDPETGERRATSPELEPSDVQDPRWSALLEFQASESISTDEDIQAVPDREEK
- a CDS encoding DUF3488 and transglutaminase-like domain-containing protein, translating into MASIDYSSTDTSSTDNGGTPGRRAVRWPVSLMLLVLLLAGCTALGPVLAGSGWWWVLLAVAAGVLAAAAGIRHARAPVALVPILTTGVLVALLTLLFGGGTGFAWLIPTGDTLTRFSALATAGIRSIQTQGTPAEVLDGILFLLAVGVGVLAILMDTLALGLRWPALAGIPALVPIVVPGFVLDDGADWAALVATAVAYLVLLRVDVHLAARRAEHHSGTRGLGISGAGVAMRGAVVVAALGIVAAMAVSVAVPLGGDAGAGGRPSSALFGGAISPMINLGQDLRRPKAGPALHYRTTASEQPYFALLTLDDIKGTTWLPRAVEVDPDKSVGSIDDPPGLSDGVARTTATTTIGIDNVSTDLLPVPVPATSVAGLTGDWFWNNDTRAITSIDSTTLGQRYTVTSLELQPTREQLRESGGRYPVGIEPSLALPGGTPDLIGETARAVTTGTESNYDAAVALQDYLRGNDFSYDTEAPVEDNYDGGGADVIATFLEKKRGYCVHFASAMALMSRSLGIPSRVTLGYLPGSRTTTVIGGLNRYNVDSHDLHAWPELYFVGVGWVPFEPTPGRGTVPDYARPESSAAPGQPAGGDAPSVAPQANEDPALQPGTPEAAAAAEQNLTGALARAALIAAGLALILLVPGVWRRLRRRRRRALIVHGRADASLAWRELADTAADHGVPVHDTLTARELSADIRARRGIGDTPTVRDALERLLVATERTRYARTMAPAEAGSPRPPDGTVDDLDLVVHALHRGSSVAERLRAVLFPASLSSPLLRRMGLARDPAGGQDAGANDQTPAGA